AGATAGAGTAGTTTCTATTCCAAGTTATTATCAAGAAGATTCTACTAAATATCCATTTGGAGAAAATATTCAAAAAGTGTTGGAAGAGATGATAGATATTTGTAAAGAATTAGGCTTTAGAACTTATATTGACTCAGAAGGATATTATGGATATGCTGAAATAGGTAGTGGAGAAAAATTAGTAGGAGTATTAGGACATCTTGATGTAGTCCCACCAGGAGATTTAAGTAAATGGGAAAATGAACCTTTTAAACCTGTAATAAAAGATGGAAAATATTATGGAAGAGGAGCACAAGATGATAAAGGACCTACTCTAGCTGCTATATATGCACTAAAAACACTTTTAGATTATGGATTTAAATTAAAATACAGAGTAAGATTTATATTTGGAACAGATGAGGAAAATTTATGGAGAGATATGCCAAAGTATGTTGAAAAAGAGGAAATACCTACAGTAGGCTTTACTCCAGATTCAAAATTTCCATTAATTTATTCAGAAAAAGGATTGTTACAATGTAAACTTATAGCTAAAAATGAGAGTGGTTTAGTATTTAAAGGGGGAGATGCATTTAACTCTGTTCCATCAAATATTATAGTTCCAAAGAATGAGGAATTAATGAAAGTATTACTAGAATTAAATTATGAATTTAAAGATAAAGATGAAGTTATAGAGATAGTAGGAAAAAGTGTCCATGCACAAGTGGCAGAGACTGGAATAAATGCTATTAATAGATATATGCATGCTCTTACAAAACTAGGAAAAGAAACTAAATCAGGAAAATTTATAACTGAAAATTTGATAGGGTATGATTTTGCTGAGCCAATTTTTGAATTAGTAAAAGATGAACATTCAGGGGAATTAAAATTTAATGTAGGTAAGATAGAATTTACTGAAGAAAATGAAATATTAATGATCGATATGAGAATACCTGTAACTTATGATAAAGAAAAAATAGTAGAAACTTTATCAAGAAAAGCTAAAGAGTATGGATTTGAATATATACAGCATGATTATTTAAAATCTATATATGTGCCATTAGATTCTGAATTAATCACAACTTTAATGAGT
This DNA window, taken from Fusobacterium mortiferum ATCC 9817, encodes the following:
- a CDS encoding Sapep family Mn(2+)-dependent dipeptidase, encoding MNNNNYYEKLENNFSEFLNNLDRVVSIPSYYQEDSTKYPFGENIQKVLEEMIDICKELGFRTYIDSEGYYGYAEIGSGEKLVGVLGHLDVVPPGDLSKWENEPFKPVIKDGKYYGRGAQDDKGPTLAAIYALKTLLDYGFKLKYRVRFIFGTDEENLWRDMPKYVEKEEIPTVGFTPDSKFPLIYSEKGLLQCKLIAKNESGLVFKGGDAFNSVPSNIIVPKNEELMKVLLELNYEFKDKDEVIEIVGKSVHAQVAETGINAINRYMHALTKLGKETKSGKFITENLIGYDFAEPIFELVKDEHSGELKFNVGKIEFTEENEILMIDMRIPVTYDKEKIVETLSRKAKEYGFEYIQHDYLKSIYVPLDSELITTLMSAYQEITGDMESQPVASGGATYARAMNNCVAFGCVLPGSPKTEHQPNEYIILDDIKKAMKIYMKAFEKFNK